A portion of the Ferrovum sp. JA12 genome contains these proteins:
- a CDS encoding energy transducer TonB: protein MAHTLKHDTRYGQSFTLAVMIELAVFSVFLIYYFFFSQPQVKVHSQPVTLTLKQIDTPVPPKPKPTPPKPIHKVISPPVHKIVLPKPITPPVPVKNVADAFSQHVSPPPPPVEQSAVDQSLKDKLLSAYIEKLRQAIQAALIYPVAAKQMGITGRVRVQFELNAGQTPTQVTILDSSGTGMFDRYAVKAVNEANYPSPPTELKASNGSYQIWVEFKN, encoded by the coding sequence ATGGCTCATACCTTAAAACATGATACTCGCTATGGCCAGTCATTTACCTTAGCAGTGATGATTGAACTGGCTGTTTTTTCGGTTTTTTTAATCTATTACTTTTTTTTTAGTCAACCCCAGGTCAAAGTACACAGCCAACCTGTCACTTTAACTTTAAAACAAATTGATACTCCCGTTCCGCCAAAACCCAAACCTACCCCTCCTAAACCTATACACAAAGTAATTTCTCCACCTGTTCATAAAATTGTTTTACCTAAACCAATTACCCCTCCCGTGCCCGTTAAGAATGTAGCTGACGCCTTTTCTCAACACGTGAGTCCTCCCCCACCTCCCGTGGAGCAATCTGCGGTCGATCAATCATTGAAAGATAAACTTCTTTCAGCCTATATAGAAAAACTGCGTCAAGCTATTCAAGCGGCCTTGATTTATCCAGTTGCGGCTAAACAAATGGGCATTACAGGAAGAGTACGTGTTCAGTTTGAACTAAACGCAGGCCAAACTCCTACACAGGTCACAATACTGGATTCAAGCGGTACGGGAATGTTTGACCGTTACGCAGTAAAAGCTGTTAACGAGGCTAACTACCCTAGCCCACCCACAGAACTTAAAGCATCCAATGGTAGTTATCAAATTTGGGTAGAATTTAAAAATTAA
- the fnr gene encoding fumarate/nitrate reduction transcriptional regulator Fnr codes for MKIPLTQKSLCGCCVIRERCLPAGLNDEEVLLLDQQMEHRLPIKKGALLYSQGQVFDSLYAISTGSFKTRILHEDGRSQITGFQLSGEMLGLDAISEERHVCDAIALEDSTVCKIAYDSLTNLESEINPLQRSFNKTLSKEIVRDQSIMLLLGSMRAEERVAAFLVNLSERYHARQQSASELVLRMTREDIGNYLGLKLETVSRILSRFAQENLINVQGRLITITDVKQLQLVTLSS; via the coding sequence ATGAAAATCCCTCTTACTCAAAAGTCTCTTTGTGGTTGCTGCGTCATTCGAGAGCGCTGTTTGCCCGCAGGTTTAAATGATGAAGAAGTGTTGCTGTTAGATCAACAGATGGAGCACCGTTTGCCGATTAAAAAAGGCGCATTACTCTACTCTCAAGGACAAGTCTTTGACTCCTTATATGCCATTAGCACCGGCTCTTTTAAGACCCGTATTTTACATGAGGATGGACGTAGTCAAATTACCGGCTTTCAGTTATCTGGTGAAATGTTGGGGTTAGATGCCATTAGTGAAGAGCGCCATGTCTGTGATGCAATCGCTCTGGAAGATAGTACCGTTTGTAAAATCGCCTATGATTCATTAACAAACCTTGAGTCGGAAATTAATCCCCTACAGCGTAGTTTTAATAAAACCTTATCAAAAGAAATAGTGAGAGACCAAAGTATTATGTTGCTACTGGGTAGCATGCGGGCAGAAGAGCGGGTGGCGGCTTTTTTAGTCAATCTGTCAGAACGTTATCACGCCCGCCAACAAAGTGCCTCAGAGCTGGTGCTGCGGATGACACGAGAGGATATTGGAAATTACTTGGGCTTAAAACTAGAAACGGTGAGTCGTATACTCTCGCGCTTCGCACAGGAGAATTTAATTAATGTGCAAGGACGCTTAATCACCATCACCGATGTGAAACAATTACAATTAGTCACGCTATCCTCTTAA
- a CDS encoding P-II family nitrogen regulator has protein sequence MKLITAVVKPFKLDEVREALSEIGISGLTVTEVKGFGRQKGHTELYRGAEYVVDFLPKVKIEVVVIQDMEQNAIDAIVRAARTGKIGDGKIFVTEVSHVVRIRTGETNEEAV, from the coding sequence ATGAAATTAATTACAGCAGTTGTTAAACCTTTTAAGTTAGATGAAGTTCGTGAGGCACTTTCAGAGATCGGTATTTCAGGGTTAACGGTCACTGAAGTCAAGGGCTTTGGTCGTCAAAAAGGACACACTGAGCTCTATCGGGGCGCTGAATATGTGGTTGATTTTCTACCGAAGGTGAAAATCGAAGTGGTGGTCATCCAAGATATGGAACAAAACGCTATTGATGCCATTGTTCGTGCTGCAAGAACTGGCAAGATTGGCGATGGAAAAATCTTTGTGACTGAGGTCAGTCACGTAGTTCGTATTCGTACCGGAGAGACTAACGAAGAAGCTGTTTAG
- a CDS encoding OmpW/AlkL family protein, with protein MLRTTIKKTVLVFLMTSFGVSTALAEQQGTTPWLVRLRLLDIATQKSNDTGLAGGAPSDSIQVGGRMQPDVDVTYFFTPHWATELVLSYPVSHSVSLSGGNIGSFQELPPTLNAQYHFDSMGKFTPYLGAGVTYMRTFNTSLVSGLSLTQNNFGPDVEAGVDYALDQHWSLNADIKQVFINVGVTNGAGGTFNLHPNPTLIGVGVGYHF; from the coding sequence ATGTTGCGTACAACAATAAAAAAAACAGTTTTAGTATTTTTGATGACAAGCTTCGGGGTGAGTACTGCTTTGGCTGAGCAGCAGGGTACCACCCCATGGTTGGTTCGTTTACGCTTATTAGATATAGCCACACAAAAATCCAATGATACAGGTTTAGCAGGAGGAGCTCCTTCAGACTCGATACAGGTGGGAGGGAGGATGCAACCTGATGTAGACGTTACCTATTTTTTTACCCCACACTGGGCAACGGAGCTTGTTCTCTCCTATCCGGTGAGTCATAGCGTATCGTTAAGTGGTGGCAATATTGGTAGTTTTCAGGAGTTGCCCCCTACACTCAATGCGCAATATCATTTTGATTCAATGGGTAAGTTCACCCCTTATCTTGGCGCAGGGGTCACCTACATGCGAACATTTAATACCAGTTTAGTTAGCGGGTTAAGCTTAACGCAGAATAACTTTGGTCCTGATGTGGAAGCGGGCGTGGACTATGCACTGGACCAACACTGGTCCCTTAATGCCGATATTAAACAGGTGTTTATTAATGTGGGCGTGACCAATGGTGCTGGAGGGACATTTAATTTGCATCCCAATCCAACGCTCATTGGTGTAGGGGTGGGTTATCATTTTTAG
- a CDS encoding metallophosphoesterase family protein: MTKLALFSDIHANLEAFQACEEHAMGEGVDQFAVLGDHVGYGPDPERILDRLIDYQEKGHIVLLGNHDEACLTGPRRMSHHAKDAILWTIPRLQPEHLAFIASLPYTHEKAPLLLTHATAHEPHLWHYLNTEDELRLNFIASSQPITLAGHVHHQMLYFEDTRNTIQSFVPTPGQAIPLSTRRHWAATIGSLGQPRDGNNASQYAIYDDERHTLTFHRVPYDVERTLYKIYHRGLPAFLAERLARGQ, from the coding sequence ATGACAAAACTCGCTCTCTTTTCTGATATCCATGCCAACCTTGAAGCCTTTCAAGCTTGTGAAGAGCATGCTATGGGCGAGGGGGTCGATCAATTTGCTGTCTTAGGGGATCATGTGGGTTATGGCCCAGATCCAGAACGAATTCTTGATCGCTTAATAGATTATCAAGAGAAAGGACATATTGTGTTGCTTGGCAATCATGATGAAGCCTGTCTCACGGGTCCTCGGAGAATGAGTCATCACGCTAAGGATGCTATTTTATGGACTATTCCTAGGTTGCAACCTGAACACTTAGCCTTCATTGCCTCCCTCCCCTACACCCATGAGAAGGCCCCCCTACTACTCACCCATGCCACTGCTCACGAACCCCATCTCTGGCATTATTTAAATACTGAAGATGAACTACGGCTTAATTTTATTGCCTCCTCGCAGCCTATTACTCTGGCTGGCCATGTTCATCATCAAATGCTCTATTTTGAGGATACACGAAATACCATTCAATCCTTTGTACCGACTCCTGGACAAGCGATTCCTCTGTCCACCAGGCGTCATTGGGCAGCCACTATCGGCTCCTTGGGTCAACCCAGGGACGGCAATAATGCCTCTCAATATGCCATCTATGATGATGAGCGCCATACTCTTACCTTTCATCGTGTCCCCTATGATGTGGAACGTACCCTATATAAAATTTATCATCGTGGACTGCCAGCGTTCCTAGCAGAGCGCCTCGCTAGAGGACAATAG
- the crcB gene encoding fluoride efflux transporter CrcB → MGVWAVVSVGVGAALGALLRWWLSILLNPVLPTLPLGTLAANLLGGYLVGVAVAFFTERAGFPPELRLFIITGFMGGLTTFSTFSAEAVSLLARSEYIWASLHVLIHLAGSLIMTSLGIATIRLLLKMKLI, encoded by the coding sequence ATGGGTGTATGGGCTGTGGTATCAGTGGGGGTGGGAGCCGCATTGGGAGCATTGCTGCGTTGGTGGTTGAGTATACTCTTAAATCCTGTGTTGCCTACTCTTCCTCTAGGAACCTTAGCTGCTAATTTATTAGGTGGTTATTTAGTGGGGGTGGCAGTGGCTTTCTTCACGGAACGGGCAGGTTTTCCACCGGAGTTAAGACTTTTTATTATTACAGGATTTATGGGGGGGTTAACCACCTTCTCCACTTTTTCTGCGGAGGCAGTGTCATTGTTGGCGCGCTCTGAATATATTTGGGCAAGCTTACACGTGTTGATTCACTTAGCAGGTTCTCTGATTATGACTTCCCTGGGAATTGCCACTATCCGTTTGCTGTTAAAAATGAAACTTATTTAA
- a CDS encoding MotA/TolQ/ExbB proton channel family protein → MSFNHILDLANDSGGTLYLMVILFTLALTIIIERSRHLSNMMEAGDQLLKLVKTKKNLNPQVFTEFLEKHPKLPHLNLVHAANDLPGNLKHDRESLDSVLEEALMHEVPQLDRSLWMLDTVITLAPLLGLFGTILGMFNAFSVLGQGQSGALQITSGIAEALLATASGLVVAMVGLIFFNGLNTRVRLVIHQLETLKIIILNQGNIKIQHNLKAL, encoded by the coding sequence ATGTCTTTTAATCATATTCTTGACTTAGCTAACGATTCAGGTGGTACTTTATATTTAATGGTAATATTATTTACCCTTGCATTAACCATTATAATCGAAAGAAGCCGTCATTTATCGAACATGATGGAGGCCGGGGATCAATTACTCAAGCTTGTAAAAACAAAAAAAAATCTAAATCCACAGGTTTTTACAGAGTTTTTAGAAAAACATCCAAAACTCCCTCATTTAAATTTAGTTCATGCCGCCAACGATCTTCCCGGCAACTTAAAACACGACCGTGAATCCTTGGATAGCGTTTTAGAGGAAGCTCTGATGCATGAAGTGCCTCAATTAGATCGTTCATTGTGGATGCTAGATACGGTTATTACCTTGGCTCCCCTACTGGGGCTTTTTGGCACCATCCTTGGTATGTTTAATGCCTTTAGTGTTTTAGGACAGGGGCAAAGTGGCGCTTTACAAATCACCTCTGGAATTGCTGAAGCATTGCTGGCAACCGCCTCAGGCCTCGTAGTGGCCATGGTTGGTTTGATCTTTTTTAATGGATTAAATACGCGCGTTCGCTTGGTGATTCACCAACTAGAAACGTTAAAAATTATTATCCTTAATCAAGGTAATATTAAAATTCAACATAATTTAAAAGCACTCTAG
- a CDS encoding LexA family protein: MTQHLAFFPAQEEQHALNLLHYLMPHPESTFFFRAQSNALQASGIFKNDLLIVDRSLTPHSGQVVIAYLRDEFVVRRLMIQHHEGYLEADDPLYRKIKLSEAEDSLIWGVVRWVLHRP, translated from the coding sequence ATGACACAACATCTCGCTTTTTTTCCTGCTCAAGAGGAGCAACATGCGCTGAATCTTTTACACTACCTCATGCCCCACCCTGAGAGTACGTTTTTCTTTCGCGCCCAAAGTAATGCCCTACAAGCCTCAGGTATTTTTAAAAATGATTTGCTGATTGTTGACCGTAGTCTAACTCCCCACTCAGGGCAAGTGGTCATTGCTTATTTACGTGATGAGTTTGTGGTACGTCGTTTAATGATTCAGCATCATGAAGGATATCTTGAAGCAGATGATCCCCTTTATCGCAAAATTAAACTCAGTGAAGCGGAAGACTCTCTTATTTGGGGAGTGGTGCGCTGGGTATTACACCGTCCATGA
- a CDS encoding bifunctional serine/threonine-protein kinase/universal stress protein, giving the protein MEVLQPGTHIDRFVIKELLYSAGSANLYIVESHETSQPLIMKVPKIGPGQSVFGLVSFEMECSILPALKGSHVPRFISANALAIKPYIVMEKIHGTPLIDLVTPQGLSLSELQEIGVAMSNAVHSLHRQDTIHLDIKPDNLIIKENKEMVCVDFGFAHHSLLPDLFIDNPQQAIGSTPYMAPEQIEHIRTDPRSDQFAIGVSLYQLATGVLPFGIPISIKELRQRHWRRPVPLRHLRPDLPEWFQETVFTCLEPLAEKRFPSAAHLARSLVDSDSVIITERGQRNRPDSLWQRLVRGFRPSIAVSPVPQFSPSEQVSNVPLIAVLIDLENQHPEHIKALRYAVLRAMERHPDSHLSALNIIEVSLEGAQESGAAERHHKHRILLEHWLKQLHIPKERCNAHVIETSDPAQKVIDFAQHHYVDVIIVLASEESSGNFLRVNRSMVTRLVEEAPCSVHVVRPTN; this is encoded by the coding sequence ATGGAAGTGTTGCAACCTGGTACCCATATTGATCGCTTTGTGATTAAAGAGCTCTTGTATAGTGCTGGCAGCGCTAATTTATATATTGTGGAGAGTCATGAAACGTCTCAGCCCTTGATCATGAAGGTCCCCAAAATAGGTCCAGGGCAGTCTGTTTTTGGCTTAGTGAGTTTTGAAATGGAGTGTTCTATCCTGCCGGCACTAAAAGGATCCCATGTACCACGTTTTATTAGTGCCAATGCCTTAGCTATTAAACCCTATATTGTTATGGAAAAAATCCATGGTACACCCCTCATTGATCTCGTCACACCCCAGGGGTTAAGCCTCAGTGAGTTGCAGGAAATAGGGGTAGCCATGAGTAACGCTGTACACAGTCTCCACCGCCAAGACACCATTCACCTTGATATCAAACCGGATAATCTCATTATTAAAGAAAATAAGGAGATGGTTTGTGTGGACTTTGGTTTTGCTCACCATAGTCTATTGCCTGACCTATTTATTGATAACCCACAGCAAGCCATAGGATCAACGCCTTATATGGCCCCTGAGCAAATTGAACATATCCGCACCGACCCAAGAAGCGATCAATTCGCCATTGGTGTGAGTTTATATCAGTTAGCCACTGGGGTACTGCCCTTTGGCATACCCATCAGTATAAAAGAATTGCGTCAGCGCCATTGGCGTCGCCCAGTTCCCCTGCGCCACTTACGACCTGATTTACCTGAATGGTTTCAAGAGACGGTATTTACTTGCCTTGAGCCCTTAGCCGAGAAACGTTTTCCTTCTGCCGCACATTTGGCTCGATCTCTGGTGGATTCTGACTCAGTGATCATTACAGAACGTGGACAACGCAACCGTCCAGACTCTCTTTGGCAACGATTGGTCCGTGGCTTTCGTCCAAGTATTGCTGTGAGCCCTGTGCCACAATTTAGTCCCAGCGAACAAGTGTCTAATGTTCCCTTAATTGCCGTCTTAATCGATCTTGAGAATCAGCACCCTGAGCATATTAAAGCCTTAAGATACGCTGTATTACGGGCTATGGAGCGCCATCCTGATAGCCATTTATCAGCTTTAAATATCATTGAGGTGTCTCTGGAAGGGGCGCAGGAGAGTGGCGCTGCTGAGCGCCACCATAAACATCGTATTTTGTTAGAGCACTGGTTAAAGCAGCTTCATATTCCCAAGGAGCGATGCAACGCTCATGTGATTGAAACCAGTGATCCCGCTCAAAAAGTCATTGATTTTGCTCAGCACCATTATGTAGATGTGATTATTGTGTTAGCCAGTGAAGAATCTAGCGGGAACTTCCTACGCGTTAACCGCTCAATGGTAACTCGGCTCGTGGAAGAAGCTCCCTGTAGTGTTCATGTGGTGCGCCCCACCAACTAA
- a CDS encoding TonB-dependent receptor, with protein sequence MKKLYFKKKILYVLVLSTFSHVVYSADTVDLGTVGSNSNNTDNTPNSASYEAPTQAPIDATEPKSVINRHYIQNNAAPGANYDDIISIAPSVTNIAPNGPGGMENQGFSIRGFQDGQINLTFDGIPWGDSNDFTHHTTSYFMNQDIGNITVDRGPGDATNVGYATFGGTIAVESKDPLSKTETDLYGTRGSWNTTLLGGEFDTGNLKEYGDGKGFIDYKSFYTDGYMTGNSQRRQNIFGKFERAINDNTSITFVAMYNKIMQHPSYGATLAQMAQYGANFSLDYGNDQANQALNTDHISTDFEYIGIKSHQGSWFIDNKLYTYGYYHDGLYTFDQVATANTPGGAFSGGTTIAGPTPGTFVNYPNNIPGTPIFNNYRAVGDILRLTKSFGRDELNTGLWVVTQNNQDAHWNSDLTLNGAYNYSATTGNGTGSSPFGLIANNNFTTVQPYLQYKWHPIDGLTVTPGAKYDSFTRSIDASATEANALSHTWSKLLPSLDANYLINKHLSVYAQYAEGFLAPNLNVTYKPGINLGSVNPESTKNFQVGTVWKSNQFTLGADVYRVNFTNLQKYVPNGNFSYYVTVDGATYDGVELEGTYVLGEGVSLYGNYAKNNYSTSDGSVLQTAPDSTAAAGLIYEHKGLYASLISKYTGKYYSGVDANGNNLGFGGYTITNFNVNYKLPTSYGLGKNTKIGMQVYNLFNYNNLIASVYNTPSNGDPAYFTQPDRAVYFNVNFGL encoded by the coding sequence ATGAAAAAATTATATTTTAAAAAGAAGATATTATACGTGTTGGTTTTGTCTACTTTTAGTCATGTTGTTTACTCAGCTGACACCGTTGATCTAGGTACTGTTGGCTCAAATTCTAACAACACTGATAACACACCGAACAGCGCCAGCTATGAAGCGCCAACCCAAGCACCCATTGATGCCACAGAACCCAAATCAGTGATTAACCGTCATTACATTCAGAATAATGCGGCGCCTGGTGCCAACTATGATGACATCATTTCTATTGCTCCCAGTGTGACAAACATTGCTCCCAATGGACCGGGTGGAATGGAAAACCAAGGGTTTTCAATTCGTGGTTTTCAAGATGGCCAGATTAATTTGACCTTTGATGGCATACCTTGGGGTGACTCGAATGATTTCACTCATCACACCACCTCTTATTTCATGAATCAAGATATTGGTAACATAACAGTTGATCGTGGGCCTGGTGATGCTACCAATGTGGGCTATGCAACCTTTGGTGGTACTATTGCCGTTGAATCAAAAGATCCTTTGAGTAAAACAGAAACTGATCTGTACGGGACGAGAGGTAGTTGGAATACCACTCTTTTAGGCGGAGAATTCGACACTGGAAACCTTAAAGAATATGGCGATGGCAAAGGTTTCATCGATTACAAAAGTTTCTACACCGATGGCTATATGACGGGTAACTCTCAGAGAAGACAAAATATCTTTGGTAAGTTTGAAAGAGCCATTAATGACAATACTTCCATTACTTTTGTTGCCATGTACAACAAAATCATGCAGCACCCTTCCTACGGTGCAACCTTGGCACAAATGGCACAGTATGGCGCTAATTTTAGTTTGGATTATGGTAATGACCAAGCTAATCAAGCCTTAAACACCGATCATATTTCCACCGACTTTGAATATATTGGCATTAAGTCACACCAAGGATCTTGGTTCATTGATAATAAACTCTACACCTATGGTTACTATCATGATGGGTTGTATACCTTCGATCAAGTGGCCACAGCCAATACCCCAGGAGGAGCTTTTTCAGGGGGAACAACCATAGCCGGCCCAACTCCTGGAACCTTTGTTAACTATCCAAATAACATTCCAGGTACGCCCATTTTTAATAACTACCGGGCTGTGGGAGATATCTTAAGGTTAACCAAAAGCTTTGGTAGAGATGAGTTAAATACTGGTCTGTGGGTTGTGACACAAAATAACCAAGATGCCCATTGGAACAGTGACTTAACCCTAAATGGTGCTTACAACTACAGTGCTACCACCGGTAACGGAACCGGGAGTAGCCCATTTGGTCTGATTGCCAATAATAATTTCACTACCGTTCAGCCCTATTTGCAATACAAGTGGCATCCTATAGACGGTCTTACTGTAACTCCTGGTGCAAAATATGATTCATTCACTCGCAGTATTGATGCCAGCGCAACAGAAGCCAATGCTTTGTCTCATACCTGGAGTAAATTATTGCCCTCTCTAGATGCCAATTATTTAATTAATAAACATCTGTCCGTTTACGCTCAATACGCTGAAGGATTTTTAGCGCCCAACTTAAATGTTACTTATAAACCAGGTATTAATTTGGGCTCAGTGAATCCAGAGAGTACCAAGAACTTTCAAGTTGGTACGGTGTGGAAATCCAATCAATTCACTTTAGGGGCAGACGTCTATCGTGTAAATTTCACCAATTTACAAAAGTATGTACCTAACGGAAATTTTAGTTACTATGTGACTGTGGATGGGGCGACCTATGACGGGGTAGAGCTTGAAGGAACCTATGTTCTGGGCGAGGGCGTGAGTCTCTATGGAAACTATGCCAAAAATAACTATTCCACCAGTGATGGCAGTGTCTTACAAACAGCTCCAGATAGTACCGCAGCAGCCGGTTTGATTTATGAACATAAAGGTCTCTACGCGTCACTTATTTCTAAATATACTGGTAAGTATTACTCAGGTGTGGATGCTAACGGAAACAACTTAGGTTTTGGTGGTTATACCATTACGAACTTTAACGTAAACTATAAGTTACCAACCTCCTATGGGTTAGGTAAAAATACTAAAATTGGCATGCAAGTTTATAATTTGTTTAATTACAATAATTTGATTGCTTCTGTTTATAACACACCCAGCAATGGGGATCCGGCATACTTTACTCAGCCTGACAGAGCTGTCTATTTTAATGTCAATTTTGGTCTGTAA
- the hemN gene encoding oxygen-independent coproporphyrinogen III oxidase: protein MIPTSLIRQFDIPGPRYTSYPTADRFYNDPKAQALLKGIEVRRNNPRALSIYIHIPFCESICYYCGCNKLVTKNHGMAVAYLQTLFKEIDQVVALLDHGGPKDIEVAQLHLGGGSPTFLSDEQLDELISHLNYRFTWLEHCEKSIEIDPRTVNSERLQHLKQLGFNRLSLGIQDFDPQVQLAIHRIQSYESVQSLLRAARDSEFDSINMDLIYGLPKQTPDTFKRTLSQVAVLRPERIALYGYAHLPERFKPQRRINTEDLPDAEQKCAMLESAVNYFMAQGYEYIGMDHFALAHDELARVKKEGRLHRNFQGYHTLKDCDLIGFGVSAISEVGHCYSQNAKSYDQYSSLVAAGSLPTEKGLELTVDDQLRRRIIMALMCQGEVKIQEIEEEFSVNFDKYFTNELLRLADFERAGLLKINADRIEVNDQGWFLIRPIAMVFDYYVWQQTDHQRFSKVL from the coding sequence ATGATCCCCACAAGTCTTATTCGTCAATTTGATATACCAGGACCTCGCTATACTTCCTACCCAACCGCGGATCGCTTTTATAACGATCCCAAGGCACAGGCTTTACTGAAGGGGATTGAAGTACGACGCAATAACCCTCGTGCCCTATCCATTTATATTCATATTCCCTTTTGTGAATCCATTTGTTATTACTGTGGTTGCAATAAATTAGTGACTAAAAACCATGGTATGGCTGTGGCTTATTTACAAACCCTTTTTAAAGAAATTGATCAGGTTGTGGCGCTACTGGATCATGGCGGACCAAAAGATATTGAGGTGGCGCAACTACATTTAGGGGGAGGGTCTCCAACCTTTTTATCGGATGAGCAATTGGATGAATTAATTTCTCATCTTAACTATCGTTTTACATGGCTAGAACACTGCGAAAAATCCATTGAGATCGACCCTCGGACAGTGAATAGTGAGCGTCTTCAACACTTAAAACAATTAGGCTTCAATCGTTTGAGTTTAGGGATTCAGGATTTTGATCCACAGGTGCAGCTTGCTATTCATCGTATTCAATCCTATGAGTCAGTACAATCTTTACTGAGAGCAGCCCGCGACAGTGAATTTGATTCCATTAATATGGATTTGATTTATGGCTTACCCAAACAAACACCCGACACCTTTAAGCGAACCTTGAGTCAGGTGGCAGTATTAAGGCCCGAGCGAATCGCCCTGTACGGTTATGCTCACTTGCCAGAACGTTTTAAACCTCAGCGGCGCATTAATACAGAAGACTTACCTGATGCGGAGCAAAAATGTGCGATGCTTGAGAGCGCAGTTAACTATTTTATGGCTCAGGGCTACGAGTATATTGGTATGGACCATTTTGCTCTGGCCCATGATGAATTAGCCCGCGTCAAAAAAGAAGGGCGCTTACATCGCAATTTTCAGGGTTATCACACTTTGAAGGATTGCGACCTAATTGGATTTGGCGTATCGGCTATCAGTGAAGTGGGTCACTGCTATAGTCAAAATGCTAAAAGCTACGATCAGTATTCTTCTCTGGTGGCGGCAGGAAGTCTTCCCACTGAAAAAGGTTTAGAGTTGACGGTTGATGATCAGCTTAGGCGTCGTATTATTATGGCGCTCATGTGTCAGGGTGAGGTGAAGATACAGGAGATAGAGGAAGAGTTTTCCGTTAACTTTGATAAATATTTTACCAATGAACTGTTACGTCTGGCAGATTTTGAACGTGCAGGATTGTTAAAGATTAATGCAGACAGAATTGAAGTGAATGACCAGGGTTGGTTTCTCATTCGTCCCATTGCGATGGTATTTGATTACTATGTGTGGCAACAAACCGACCATCAGCGATTTTCTAAAGTGTTGTAG
- a CDS encoding ExbD/TolR family protein has protein sequence MRYLSEKKARIEIIPMIDIMLFLLVFFAMLMLKMIPTTGQVTKLPTSSTAQELPSPKLLVELKQDGAIWVEQQQLSLPQLTEKLKKMGDKTAVTISGDKEADLQVVMKVLDAIKLSGVTQVAIAAKTQN, from the coding sequence ATGCGATATTTGTCTGAGAAAAAAGCACGTATTGAGATCATTCCGATGATTGATATTATGCTATTCCTGCTGGTCTTTTTTGCCATGCTCATGTTAAAAATGATTCCTACCACAGGTCAGGTCACTAAACTGCCCACCAGTAGTACTGCTCAAGAATTACCGAGTCCTAAGCTGTTGGTAGAACTCAAGCAAGATGGCGCTATCTGGGTTGAACAACAGCAACTATCACTACCCCAACTCACTGAAAAGTTAAAAAAAATGGGAGACAAAACAGCGGTGACCATATCAGGTGACAAAGAAGCCGATTTACAGGTAGTCATGAAAGTACTCGATGCCATAAAACTCTCTGGCGTTACACAAGTGGCCATTGCTGCTAAAACACAAAACTAA
- a CDS encoding YceI family protein, which produces MKTLYIGALLALASTSVLAADNNYTTDPNHTFVRFSYSHFGFTTQLSRFDSVSGQIEFDPVSKTGQADIHVDTRSVSTGSKIFNNHIQDADFLDTEKYPSATFKSTKFDFEGDKLTAVEGDLTLKGITKPVTLKVTSFKCMPHPMTKKDACGADATTTLKRTDFNMGKYAPYVGDEVTVTISVEASKK; this is translated from the coding sequence ATGAAAACTTTATATATTGGTGCCCTACTTGCCTTAGCTAGCACCTCAGTGTTGGCAGCAGACAATAACTACACCACTGACCCTAACCATACTTTTGTACGTTTTTCCTACAGCCACTTCGGTTTCACTACCCAATTAAGCCGTTTTGACAGCGTCTCTGGTCAAATTGAATTCGACCCAGTTAGCAAAACAGGTCAAGCCGATATTCATGTTGACACCCGCTCGGTGAGTACTGGCTCAAAAATCTTTAATAATCATATTCAAGATGCCGATTTTTTAGATACGGAAAAATATCCCTCTGCTACCTTTAAATCCACTAAATTTGACTTTGAGGGTGATAAGCTCACCGCCGTGGAAGGTGACTTAACGCTCAAAGGTATCACCAAACCCGTTACCTTAAAAGTCACTTCTTTCAAATGCATGCCTCACCCCATGACCAAAAAAGACGCCTGTGGTGCTGATGCCACCACCACGTTAAAACGCACTGACTTTAATATGGGTAAATATGCTCCTTACGTGGGCGATGAAGTCACCGTAACCATCAGTGTTGAAGCCAGCAAAAAATAA